AGAAACTTGTTATCATTCATTAAGGAATTGGCTGGTCCTCGAGGGAATGTGTGGGTTATTGGGGCTCAGAATGCAGGCAAGTCTACTCTAATCAATGCATTAGCCAAGAAAGGAGGTGCTAAAGTCACAAAGCTTACAGAAGCTCCAGTTCCTGGGACGACAGTTGGAATTTTGAGAATTGGAGGGATTCTATCAGCTAAGGCAAAGATGTATGACACTCCAGGTCTTCTACATCCATATCTAATGTCCATGAGATTGAATAGGGATGAGCAGAAAATGGTTGAAATACGAAAGGAGCTACAACCTCGAACATATAGAGTGAAGGTAAGCTTTCCTCTCATTTCTTGTAATCTCTTTGGTTCAATATCATGGTGTGACTTGGCACTCTGCATACTAAGACCAATTCGATCATGTTGCTCTGGTCAATATCTGTGTGCCTGTTTGTGTGAACCTAGGAAATGAACTGAAATAATGTTTTGGTACACGAGTGTGTATTTTTACTCTGATATGTAATGATTCAAGTACCAAAACTTTTATTTACAGGATTTCGTCTCCTAAATTGAAcagctttaaattttttttgctctaAAGTTCCTTTTTGTAAGGTGAAATGGCTTATCTTTATATTGTTGAACGTTCTCAATTTGTCATTTGCTCACTGTTCTGAGGCTTCGATGCATTCTATGTTGAGGCTCCTGTTATAGTTCCTAGGGTGCAGATATACTTTTTCTTTGAGTTCTTAAGAGCAATGGACCTTTTGCAGGCAGGACAGACAATACATGTTGGTGGCTTGTTGCGACTGGATCTCAATCAAGCATCTGTGCAAACAATCTATGTCACAGTTTGGGCGTCACCAAATGTTTCTCTGCACATGGGGAAGATGGAAAATGCTGATGAGTTTTGGAAGAACCATTTTGGTGTTCGTTTGCAGGTAAATTTATGTATTCTTCAATAATTATACAAATATAGAACTTTGCTAATTTGGTTATATGTAGCAATGGGTGGTGGATGTCATGTGGCTTTCATGCACATAGAATATTGTTTGCACAGTTTCTTTATGAGCAGAGAATTGCTACTCTCCTATGGAAGAGtgcttgttttttcatttgtagTAGAAAATTCAAATGGTCAGATTCtggaggaaagaaaaagaaaggatgtCAGTTCACCATGCAATTCCTTCTCTGTAGGGGAAATTGTGCCTTGATCCCCTTTAAAGTTTAGTGCATTAACAGGCTGCCAGTCTATCGAAGCACTCTCAAACTAGCACATTTCATTTCACTCGCCGgggttttattttcttatttttcttgttagtttttaacaaattaagatGGCTTGCATCTCATATAAATTTTGCAGCCTGCCTAACTGTATCTGGCTTTCTCTTGCAGCCACCAACTGGCGAAGATCGAGCTTCTGAGTTAGGAAAATGGGAAGAGAGGGAAATCAAAGTAAGTGGAACAAGCTGGGATGCCAATAGCATTGATATTTCTATAGCTGGTTTAGGCTGGTTTTCTGTTGGCCTCAAAGGGGAAGCAACCCTGACTTTGTGGACATATAATGGCATTGAGATCACTTTGAGAGAACCTTTGGTCCTTGACCGAGCACCATTCCTTGAGAGACCTGGATTTTTGTTGCCTAAGGCAATATCCGATGCTATTGGCAACCAAACCAAACTAGAAGCCAAAATTAGGAAAAAGCTTCAAGAATCGAGTCTGGATTTTCTATCCGAGGTTTCTGCTTAAACGGGAAGGAGATGATCAATGTCCCTTTCAAAGTTGCCTGCTCAAGTAGGAAAGAAGATCAGTTTGTTTCTCTTCCCAAAGCAACTTTTGGAATGGGAGACGTGTATTTGAAGGAAAATGGGTTGATAGTAAGGTTAACTTCCCATCTGGGCAAATCATGATTTTGGCAGCCGGGATTAGTACAGCAAAGATTGCTTTAGATGACAGTTTCTTTCTTGACTTGATGGGTGAAGAGCCAGGGGAACGAAGTGTGAAAATGTGTCATTTGGATCAAATGTGTAACTTACAAACAAAATGGTAGCGTTTGCATATacaatattaatacatttttgtttataaaatagAGACATATTTAGAGTCAATTGAATAATTACAATTTACAGTCCGTAAAGGGCATTGTAGCTCATTGTTCACTCCACACTCCTTGATCTTGTCAGTGAATGCAAGTTAGTTTACATTTTGCTTGTTCGACACTCGTGGATCTCGTTTGTCAGCGAATTGTAGTTTCCATATTTGCCGCCTCCTGATTATCAAGCAAATGTAATGATATTGCACTCTCTCCTTTTTTGCCAGTGTAATCCCTAGAATTGCGGTCAGGTTCAATGAATGAACTAGACAGGCAATGAAGCAAGCCCTTCATCTTGAAGGTTTAGGTTATCTCATTTGCAAGTTTCAGGGGAAATTCTCACGAATCTTATTTTACGTCATTGCAAGATTGTAAGTTTAATAATGTTTGCTATGCTTAGAATTTCAGTGATTGTCTTATCTAGTTATCCCTCCCTGTGATGCGCGATTAGAAGTGTTAGGTCAGTCAAGAGGCACCGCGTTCCTGACTGCTTACCCACAGGCCATACATCCGAGAAAGAGACAGGAGGCAAGTAGTGCTTGGCAAGATTATTGCAAGTTGCTTTCCCACCCGTGTTAACCAGTAGTGCCATTGGTACAGCGAACTAACCATGTGTCCCCTGTGAAGCATTGATGAGCACAAGGTCCACCAAATTGCCATCTTGAAATTAGGTTCTCGCAAATTGCTTGAGCATCAAAACCACTAGTGTAAAACATATTGGGAGCAAAATATGAAGCAAAAAGaaacaccttttcttttttgcatttctgactaaattttacattttctttttttacatttctGAGCAGTTTCTTGGATTAAACTAAGAGAAAGACAACGAGAATGAACAAGGAGTAATACAAGAGCTCCAACCTTGCTCTATACAGAATTAAAAAAGGTAGTAGCTACATTAATCTATTCTGATTGGGGATAACTCCAACTCGAAGTCATGGCCTATCTGGATTGATGAATCAAGCGCTGGGTTTCAGACCTGTGTCCTTCTTTGGTGCCTCCACTTCCAACATAAAACCTGTAAAAATAGAGCAAAAACAAACTATCAGCCCCAGCATCCCAACTTCTCAATTTTCTACAAAGTAATCATGCTAAATTTAACCCTATTCCATTTCACAACATTCTCAAGACATACCATTTTCAAGTATCCCATCGGAAGGTAAAGGAGAAAAGCTTTCTTCGATGAAATCTGCAAATTGAGCTTCCAAACTAGTAAAATAATCACCAGCATCAAGATCAAATGTATCCGGTAACAAATCAGCTACATCGTTCCCATCAAATCCGAAATCATTTTCAGCATTGTCATAAAATCCATTCTCATCTTGATGCTGACTTAGCCAGTAATCCCTGAACCAGGTTGTCGTTGTAACCAATTGCCACCATTCAGGAGAGAAATCCTCCACTTGTCTGTAAGCAGCAGGAACAAAAAGAGGTGCATCTGGGTTCAGTGTTGATCTTCCTCCTGAAACTAGTGCCATCCTTTTCAAACCACAATCAAATCCTCCCATCCAAAATCTGCAGCTCTCTACtccaaattaagataaaaaaatgagattcaATTCAATGCAACCTCTCAAATTATCCTATTGTAAGCAAGTTCTAACTTGTTATTAACACTAATCAACTCATTAACCAACTTCTTTTTCTATTTGAGAATCATTCAAAATTGTTTACTTATTGATAATTTCAAATCATTCAAAATCCAAGCCAAGATTCAACATTTATACAGAAAATTGTCATAATCAATGATAAcccagcaaaagaaaaaaaaaggttatccAGCAGCAATAAACGAGTTAAAAACCTTTACAGTCCGCTCAGAATAAACAAAAACCATTATTAATCTGTTCTAGTAATTCAAGTCAAGCCAACGTTAAATTGACTAATTAACACCCAGCTCAatcaagatttttcaaaattagaaaTGTTAATCACGCAATAAAACACTaactaacaagaaaaaaattcaaactttataATCACATCACATCAATCAACCACAAGATCTTACAGATGAACCAGGCAAAGCTCTATTTGATTACCgaggaaaataaaaactgtTTTTCCTCTACGgaaattcaaaatcttaaatttcgAAAACCGATTAGCCTCTCATTTCCTTCTGTTTTACTTTATCCTTCATTTTCCTTCAGTTTTctcagcaaacaaacaaaaaatcactatagaaagcaaaaaaagaagCGAATCAAAACAGATCCGGGCAATTAAAAgcctgattgttttttttttttttcttaccttaaGCGAGGacgaagaagaaaatatatgttTCTCTTAAGGACCAAACAGCGAATGATACGGGTGTGTTAGGATGAAAACGCCAAATGAGTTGGTATTTATAGGGCGGGTTAGACCGAACCTGATTGGTGCGGGTCTTACGAGCCTTAGGTGCGGAATTACCGAAACAgcctgttgtttttttattattttgatttgattgggTTTTAACTGGACagcattgttttaaaatagCCGGTTATTATCCGGTAATGGGTTGTAAACACGGAGTTTCCAGGTGTTTGTTTTTGACCTTTGACTTTTAAAGATAAGGATGGTTCCTGTGGCAGCATCATCGAGCTTTGTATCACTCGtcctgtaatttgtttttatattttaaaaatatttaaaaaaaattaaggtttttttatttgttattttaaattaatatttttttaatattttaaattattataataggctgatattaaaaataatttataaaaaataaaaaaatattttaatatattttcaagtaaaattattttaaaaaataattaatatcacaTTTTTAAACATCCTTTAaacaagttagaaaaaaaataaaatttgactaTTGTGGTGTAAAGTTGTTTGTGATAAAggaattatttgattttgtaggaattaaattttaaagtcttaattaataaattggattttatcaatataataattatttactaataaaaaataatttggatagTCCTAATGTAAGAAAATAtgagatgtatttttttatttgaaaatacagtatattatttttatatttgtttttttattttaaaacactaattaaatgtaatccAGAGTTAGTCAATAACAGTGtctaattttaaatcataagtaggtttgtttttatttttatttttattttttaaaatccttttttacatgtttttagttgaatttttatgcataaaatttggattaaaaTTACTATTAAATATCAATCTAGTGGGGGATGGGGACAGGAGAGGAAATGTCAAGGAAGTTAACAACACGGGAGGTAATTAAGGCCTTAAGTGTCAATCTAGTGGGACATGGAAACAATATATAGTATTTGTTTTGGGGTTaagtgtaaatatttatttttttccttttattttccccTACTTTAGTATGTATACTGATATTAGATAgcgtttaattattatattaaaattaaaaaaactgtgataataaaaacaaatagtatgtattttgtgttttaaaatagaataaatgttttccaaactattttttgtatgagtttttaatatattaatataaagaatataaaagaaatctaaagaatttagtatatttttcaattaaaatacaaggaaaaaaaagaaagaatacatGAATCATGGACCCACCCACGTGAGCAATTATTGAGTTGCGTTGAAAAAGATACCTACTCAAAACGGCTGCGATGTAATTTTGAAATCATCAATGGCCAGGATCATGGAATTTGATGATGACGCGTCTTTGGATGTGGGACCACATTAGGTAAACCAACACCCCGCTGGGCGCGTTTAACACGTGGCTTGCTGGTCGGTAAGATAAAAACATGATCTTACAATGACACCTTACAGATCCCGCCATGCCATCCAAAAGGGTGtcctaataattaaatatataaaaaattcatgtctGTCCAGATTCCacatcctttgttttttttttcttttttatcatttgattaaatcatTGTCTGTGaaataatatgtatttcatgttcacaacaacatttaattATGCCATATTAAGGGTTTAAAGATCAATGATAAAAGATTTTTCCATcgtattttaattagaaaaataatgcaTCTTGCGGCCCCGCTTATCATATTTGTTcagaaaaacaaagtaatagCTATGTTTTTGTTGCTTAAAAGCCACGAAGACTCAACAATCATGATTACCACGTGCAGTATATGttaaaacttaatttgttttttttaactcggagtgtccgggccagcttacacgcaccacaactaatttccggatccactgaacaccctgcaagcccagtagacATGTAAAACACCgtgggggtgacaggcgtgcacgctAGGGTTCGAACCCAGGTGACAGAGGCAAGGTTTTGCCTCTGCCGCTGGGCTACAAGCCTTGATGCATGttaaaacttaatattaatCATATAACAGGTGGCACAATAATAagtgtttgaaattaaaaaatttatttctcttgTGCTCTCATGTTAAAGtcctataattattaatatgatgattactagagacttacatggtcgttaactccAGAATTTATGGGATTAGTTAAGATGTGCATAAATTAACCGGACACCcaccattattaaaaaaaaaacttaatattgatAAATACAAGTACTGACTTGATCTGGTTTTGCACAACAGAAAAAACTctttaacttgttattatagTTCTGATCAAGCTAATTTTATCgtttctaatatattattttagcaaAATTCCCAGcttaaattatcataattgATTATGTAATTTTTACACGGTTGTATATGCTGGCCATCAATAAATAGCAtgatttaagaaataattatataaaaaaatgaaaattctaaAATGTAACATCCATGCATTACAtctatgatggaaaaaaaaaaatattgatagcTACAACGGTGACGTATTATACtgtattagaaaattaaaaatatactacgaaacaaacttttattttttattttttaaccatgcTTGTGGATCATAGTCAAGTCTTGATGTGTGGATCCATCTAACCTAACCTAACTATGCTGCTAGAACAATAAACAAGGCTTGTCTCCTGATGATGGATTGTTATTAGTTCATGATCTATGAACACAAAATTAAGGTAATTTTTTGCCATAGATGTAAGAAATCAAGTATGTTCTTGTTTCCTCCTCATGAAATTCACACGTGCACACAcgtaacaaaaaaatcaaatctaagatctgagattttttttttcataattgttaTCCTCCCTATTTGatatttagtaatttttattttttaaagtgatttttaaattattttttgttttaaaaaatattaaattgatgtatttttaagttttttttgataattttaatgtgttgatgtaaaaaataaaaaattattttaatatatttttaattttaaaatactttgcGTCACTTTATCAAATACACATTTAAATtcgattaaattttttaaatattattttaattaaaaacacattaCATTATTAAATACATACTTAAACcctcattttaataaattaagtcGAGAAATTCAAGATATGAAATATAACCtggaatgaaattttaattgaatatgataaaatattatattgataaaactttttaatataataaaaaaataattaagctgataaatcataaattaattcaacaatCCAAATCCTTTTTCAAAACCCAAACCCGTTCTCTAATGGAATTTGACAGCTAGACTTCTCATCATCGGAACCAAACCTTTTTCTAAGAGGTAAAATTAAAGCTTAGAATGTTTCTGGGCAAAGAAAATGCAGATAGATTATTATCAAGTTTGGCCCGTTATAAAAGGAGTCGAGGCCCATCATGCCTCCACTTGCATGATTGCTTCGCAACGGGGCTTTTCGGCTTCTTCTATGATATCCCAGTAGCCGCAGCAGCGATTTCACAAAAATGAGAACCAAGTTAAGAATTTGGTGGCCAAATCAACTAGCTTCATCTGAACCAGCAACACCTTTGAATAAGAATAATCTCTTGCTCGGTTGGTTTGCTTCCTGTTCTTCTGTTTCTGTTGATGTTGTAGTGGCCTTTGCTTGCAACGAAGCTTCATTTTCTCACTCCAATTCTACTCTCCAGGTAAAAAAGAAGTGATTTTGGTCTTTTTTCTCGGTATCTTTTTATGAAACACACGTTAAATTTTACTgggttttgcttcttttttgttttcattgtgGAACAATTTAAATAATGCTAGTTATCAACTTTTTGCCTAGGAAGTTATGGtttaggtttgatttttttccagtCAATGTAGTATTGGAAGCTGTTGTAATCCTACTAAAAGGTTAGATTTTAGCGGTAGCGAAGTGGTTTGTGCGAAAGAAATTTAATTGGGTTGTTATTTATCTAAACAGGAGATTCTCCGCGGCGTAAATGGGAAAATGCCTGTGTTTTTACAGGAGAGAGCGGCCTTTTCGCTTTTGGGTCAGTGTGTTTTGTATGGAAGAGGTAATGGGAAAATGTTGAGGGATGGAATGGAAGGTGGTGATTGGAGGAATTCATTTACTGATGGTTTTGATTCGGTGATGAATAGCCGGGATCTGTCCGATGGAAAGGATGGAGGGAGTAGTTGTGGGTGCAATGAACTTGATGGGTCGCATGAACAATGCAGGAAAGAGTGTGTTGAAAACGGGCTTTGGATTGGGTTGGTGTATGATTCTTGTGAAGGATATGGTAAAGACGTTCACCGGGTTCCAAAACTGCATCACTTGCATTGGAATGGGCAGATAGTTTCTCATTGCAATGTTCACGTATGTAAGTCATGCTTACTTCTACTACGCGACATTCTGTTTTCGTCTGTAGTTGGTAGTGATGTTAATTGTCTCTTGTTTCTTATTGTTTGACCAAATTTAGGTTGTCGTTTATGAAATTCCTGTGTATGGGGTGCACCATTTCTCACTGAATCTTTGGAAGTCTTCCAAGCCAGTGAAAGATCCTGTCAAGAAACCCAAGTGGGTTAATGAACTTGAGAAAAATCAGCCTCTATTGGACTTGGTAATCTAGTTCCCAGATTCATTTTGTGAAAATGGTTCATTTGTGTGCTTCTTAAGTTGATTTCCATGTTTCATGAACAGGATACAGTCATTCTGGCTATCAACAGTGCTGCAGCTGCTAAATTAGCTCTTGAGACACATGTAGGCTTTAAGAGATCTGTTTCTAggtttttcatcatcatcagcagGTACTGTCTAGCAAACTTTGTTGCCCACCACCTCCCGCTCtggttgcattttttttatgaagtttgcTGTGTCTTTTCAGGTCTATTGCTTTCATGTGGCAAGTATTGGCCATTTTTGTGGCAACAATTTCCACTCTATTCTACATTGTTCTCCAGTTATTccataatttttcaagttttggaTCAAAAACACGGATATACACTACATCAGCGATGGTGTTCTGCACTACATGGACACAAATTCAAATCCGCTGTTGTCAGATTTTGTACTGGCCCATCGTACTTCAAGATAATGGCCTTAGGTGATGGCAGAGTTCTTTAGTCATATTAAGTTTCAAATGCCATGACTCATAAGATTTTACCATTTTGTGAAATGGAATATGGTGTgacattttttagtttaatagcAATTTTATCAATCAATATAGAATTGTAAGAATTATTTGCTTCTTTAATGGGAAATAAATGTTGGATCTTCCTCCTCATGGCCTGATTTCATACACTCTTGAGTTGTCCTCTGCTTGACTTGCTTGTGGAATTTTAATGAACAAGTAACCTGTTGAACCTGCATGTAAAGTTTCTTTTCGAAACCGGGGCTGCAATTGATGCTCTTTACACCTGATATTCTGAACCTCCTGTTGTCATGAGTTTTTGGAACAAGTTTTATTATTCATTCCTCatcattctgattttttttttaattttactctgaAGGTCACAGTCATGCGTGGAATATAAGGAGAATGCTGCGTTACATAGGAATTCTATGTGGTCAAGTTTAGCTGTTGATCTTCTTGTGGGAAATTTGATGGGCTTGGCACTCTTAGTTCATGCTGAATCTGTTTGCCAATGGATTTTGACCTTTGCCAATGTCATTACCAATGAGTTATTGCGCTCAGGTTCTGTGTGGTTGATGGGAGTGCCAGCAGGTTTCAAGTTGAATACAGAACTGGCAGGAGTTCTTGGCATGATTTCTCTTAATGCAATACAAATTTGGTCCACCCTTTGGATCTTTATTGGTTttctcttcatttatttcatcaaaGGACTTGCTCTACTGGGGATTCTTTTTGGGGCAACTATTCCTGCTGCTTTGATCATAGATATGGTTTCCATAGCAACATTGCATGTGTCAACTCTTCATTGGGTAATCTCACTTTTGTATTCCTGGCAAATT
The Populus nigra chromosome 3, ddPopNigr1.1, whole genome shotgun sequence genome window above contains:
- the LOC133689377 gene encoding protein EARLY RESPONSIVE TO DEHYDRATION 15-like; amino-acid sequence: MGGFDCGLKRMALVSGGRSTLNPDAPLFVPAAYRQVEDFSPEWWQLVTTTTWFRDYWLSQHQDENGFYDNAENDFGFDGNDVADLLPDTFDLDAGDYFTSLEAQFADFIEESFSPLPSDGILENGFMLEVEAPKKDTGLKPSA
- the LOC133687789 gene encoding phosphatidylinositol N-acetylglucosaminyltransferase subunit GPI1 isoform X1 — translated: MRTKLRIWWPNQLASSEPATPLNKNNLLLGWFASCSSVSVDVVVAFACNEASFSHSNSTLQEILRGVNGKMPVFLQERAAFSLLGQCVLYGRGNGKMLRDGMEGGDWRNSFTDGFDSVMNSRDLSDGKDGGSSCGCNELDGSHEQCRKECVENGLWIGLVYDSCEGYGKDVHRVPKLHHLHWNGQIVSHCNVHVVVYEIPVYGVHHFSLNLWKSSKPVKDPVKKPKWVNELEKNQPLLDLDTVILAINSAAAAKLALETHVGFKRSVSRFFIIISRSIAFMWQVLAIFVATISTLFYIVLQLFHNFSSFGSKTRIYTTSAMVFCTTWTQIQIRCCQILYWPIVLQDNGLRSQSCVEYKENAALHRNSMWSSLAVDLLVGNLMGLALLVHAESVCQWILTFANVITNELLRSGSVWLMGVPAGFKLNTELAGVLGMISLNAIQIWSTLWIFIGFLFIYFIKGLALLGILFGATIPAALIIDMVSIATLHVSTLHWVISLLYSWQIQALAALWRLFRGRKWNPLRQRLDSYDYTVKQHIVGSLLFTPLLLLLPTTSVFYMFFTILSTTIALTCILIEVTISMIHSTPYIKIFLWLMRRRRFPSGIWFEIASCQNDSLEFARHDKVCSSSKKSYRNNDRGKNRSSIMVSFLHSNFLSIGQVVLPHYRKVFSGVSDFAITSAHGALTGKRTVSTLGTCLPSTMPWLSIPAREYWCLCRNSVLACMEERDCNECQ
- the LOC133687789 gene encoding N-acetylglucosaminyl-phosphatidylinositol biosynthetic protein gpi1 isoform X2; translation: MFTYVVVYEIPVYGVHHFSLNLWKSSKPVKDPVKKPKWVNELEKNQPLLDLDTVILAINSAAAAKLALETHVGFKRSVSRFFIIISRSIAFMWQVLAIFVATISTLFYIVLQLFHNFSSFGSKTRIYTTSAMVFCTTWTQIQIRCCQILYWPIVLQDNGLRSQSCVEYKENAALHRNSMWSSLAVDLLVGNLMGLALLVHAESVCQWILTFANVITNELLRSGSVWLMGVPAGFKLNTELAGVLGMISLNAIQIWSTLWIFIGFLFIYFIKGLALLGILFGATIPAALIIDMVSIATLHVSTLHWVISLLYSWQIQALAALWRLFRGRKWNPLRQRLDSYDYTVKQHIVGSLLFTPLLLLLPTTSVFYMFFTILSTTIALTCILIEVTISMIHSTPYIKIFLWLMRRRRFPSGIWFEIASCQNDSLEFARHDKVCSSSKKSYRNNDRGKNRSSIMVSFLHSNFLSIGQVVLPHYRKVFSGVSDFAITSAHGALTGKRTVSTLGTCLPSTMPWLSIPAREYWCLCRNSVLACMEERDCNECQ